The following coding sequences are from one Onychomys torridus unplaced genomic scaffold, mOncTor1.1, whole genome shotgun sequence window:
- the LOC118575877 gene encoding uncharacterized protein LOC118575877 encodes MSQKVSTLQHEVVHLPVKKSWDILNHLMDVQGVPEEELPKTQLPTLIPQSAEQNTSTAPDPPSLHLHMNIGVNSEVHRMEAVMSQPFPSSRDEHQELRYNPLVISMGPPSPRNFGVNIIQEEKALVKKDSKHMSELNIEQRVIQTKIQIRMAQLIPESGSEVIDSEGFSPQLSDQAETVSITPQPLNQVIKPINPSSASTMELKSMASRLSQVTDNQEVTPVALFHAMDSMGMIDKLSPHVIELIGIAPKAQCQVMESVKTDNTAYLSNHKTREYECRAKADSCGSCGNDSPASAWRHGNTDHDLGVTESSHKTHQDFFQYSTLICNGN; translated from the coding sequence ATGTCTCAGAAGGTTTCTACTTTGCAGCATGAAGTGGTACATCTGCCTGTGAAGAAATCCTGGGACATACTCAATCATTTGATGGATGTACAAGGAGTCCCTGAAGAAGAGCTCCCGAAAACTCAGTTACCTACACTCATCCCTCAGAGTGCTGAGCAAAATACCAGCACAGCTCCAGATCCTCCATCATTGCATCTTCACATGAacattggggtgaattctgaagtCCATAGGATGGAGGCAGTCATGTCACAACCATTTCCTTCAAGCAGGGATGAGCACCAAGAACTTAGATATAATCCTTTAGTTATATCAATGGGCCCTCCATCTCCCAGAAATTTTGGGGTTAACATAATTCAGGAAGAAAAGGCTTTAGTGAAAAAGGATTCAAAGCACATGTCAGAGCTGAATATAGAGCAGAGGGTCATACAAACAAAGATACAGATACGTATGGCACAACTAATCCCAGAATCAGGGTCAGAGGTGATAGACTCTGAGGGGTTTTCCCCACAGCTGTCAGATCAAGCAGAAACCGTGAGTATAACTCCTCAGCCACTGAATCAAGTAATTAAACCAATAAACCCGTCCTCAGCATCAACCATGGAATTAAAGAGCATGGCCTCAAGACTGAGTCAAGTCACAGATAACCAGGAGGTAACTCCTGTGGCATTGTTTCATGCCATGGATTCCATGGGGATGATTGACAAATTAAGTCCACATGTCATAGAACTAATAGGAATAGCCCCAAAGGCACAATGTCAAGTCATGGAATCAGTGAAGACAGACAACACTGCATACCTATCAAACCATAAGACCAGGGAGTATGAGTGTAGGGCCAAAGCAGACAGTTGTGGAAGCTGTGGAAATGATTCCCCAGCCTCGGCATGGAGACATGGGAACACTGACCATGACCTTGGCGTCACAGAATCAAGCCACAAAACACATCAGGATTTCTTCCAGTACAGTACATTAATATGCAATGGTAATTAG